Below is a genomic region from Pseudomonas berkeleyensis.
TCGAGGCTCAGGCCGGGGGTGTGGCGTGCCAGCGGGTCGCGGATGACCTGGCGTTGCAGGCGCTGCTCACAGGCGATCTGGTACAACTGGTGCAACTCCAGCCAGAGTCCTTCCGGAACCGGGCAGTACAACTGGCTGGCGCGGATCAGTGGGCTGCACAGGCTGTGGCTGGCGCGCTGCAGGGCAACGGCGAGGAGTTGCTCGCGCTCTTTGCCGCTGCGCGTCATGGCGCGCGAGATGATCAGCTTGTAACCGACGGCCAGGTGATTCTGCAGGGCCTGGCACAGGTTGGCGACCTTGCGCGGGCGTTCATCGAGGACGATGGCCTGGTTGAGGAAGTGGCGCTCCAGGTGCTGGCAGACGAAGCTGACTTCCGGGCGCAGCAGTTCCAGGAGTTGCAGGCGGTTTTCCGAGGGGGTCAGGAATTGGTTGAGTTCCACCAGGCTCTGGTACAGCTGGCGTGCGGTTTCACCGATGTTCGCTTTGGGTAGACCGGCGATCCAACGCTTGAGATCGCGGGGGCTGCCGTCGCAGAAGCTGAGGCTTTGCTTGCTCGGTGTGGGAACGCGCAACAACTGCAGGTGGGGACTCTGTTTATCCATCAAACTCGGATACTCCGGCCACACGGACCAGCGGCTCTAGTAATAGTCTTTCGAACTCTAGCAGCATCTTGCCGCGCTGGCAGCCGTTCTATGGAACGGCTGCCGTGTGAGCGTTCGGTTCTATGACCAGATGGTCGATGTTCGGGTTCAGGCGCCGAGCCTCAGGCTCGGGCATTGCCGAGCAACTGTCCCATGCGCACGGGGCTGCCGGCGCCCAACTCTTCGGCCCACTGCACCTGTTCCGGGCCGAACAGAACGATGGCGGTTGAGCCCAGTTTGAAACGTCCCAGCTCGGCACCCTTGGCCAGCTCGATAGGGCCGCGCGACTCGGCGTCGTAACGAGTGCTCTTCAGCTCGCGTTTGGGTGGTGTGACCAGACCGGCCCACACGGTTTCCACGCTGGCCACGATCATCGCGCCGACCAGTACCACGGCCATCGGGCCGCGCTCGGTGTCGAACAGGCAGACCACGCGCTCGTTGCGGGCAAAGAGTTCCGGTACGTTTTCCGCGGTGGTCTGGTTGACCGAGAACAGGCGACCCGGCACGTAGACCATCTCCTTCAGGGTGCCGGCCAGCGGCATATGGACGCGGTGGTAGTCCTTGGGGGAAAGGTACACGGTGGCAAACTGGCCACCCATGAAGGGAGCGGCGCGGCTGGTGTCGCCGCCGAGCAGTTCGGTGGCGCTGAAGCTGTGGCCCTTGGCCTGGAAGATACGGCCATGCTCGATGGCGCCCAGTTGGCTGATCGCACCATCGGCCGGGCTGAGAATTGCACCGGGGGTTTCATCCAGCGGGCGGGCGCCGTCTTTCAGTGCGCGGGTGAAGAAGGCGTTGAAGTGCTCGTATGCGCTCAGCTCTTCGACCTGGGCTTCGCTCATGTTGACCTGGTACTGCTTGGCGAACCAGGCGATCAGGCGATTCTTCAGCCAGCCGATGCGGCATTCGGCCACGCAGCCGATCAGGCGCGAGAGCAGATGGTGAGGCAGCAGGTACTGGCTGAGGATAAAAAGACGTTGTTTCATCGTGTTTCCTTGAAAGTTCGGAATCCGGCTGGCATGACCAGGCCGGCGTGCAACGGATTGTCGATCAGGCTCAACGTTCGATCGGCGTGTCGGGCAGGTTGCCCCACTCGGCCCAGGAGCCGGCGTAAGCCTTCACCCGCGGATAGCCCAAAGACTTGGCCACCACATAAGTGAAGCCTGAGCGACGATGGGTCTGGCAGTGGGTGATGATTTCCTTGTCCGGGGTGATGCCCAGATGCTGCAGGACATCGGCGATATCCTTACGGATGCGCATGCCGCGCTGCGCATCCATGCCGGCCGTCCATTCGAAATTGATCGCGCCGGGAATATGGCCGCCGCGTGCGGAACTGAGCTTCTCGCCGCGGTATTCATCTGCGCCGCGGACGTCCCAGATTGCCATGTCGGCATCCCCAAGGCGTGACCGGAGGTAGTCGCGCGTTGCCGTGGGTTCGTCGTGCAGCGTCAGTGATACCTGTGTGGGGTGTCGCGCTGGTGTGTCCTGGCTCAGCTCGCGTCCTTCGCTGATCCAGGCTTGCAGGCCGCCATTGAGGAAGTGATGGCGACTGTGGCCGATCACGTCGAGCAGCCAGATGAACCGTCCGGCCCAGGG
It encodes:
- a CDS encoding rhodanese-like domain-containing protein translates to MSAFANLPLVIEPAELAERLDAADLILIDLSSAARYAAGHIPGAQWVDAKRTQLGQPPAPGLLPERAQLEALFADIGHHPDATYVLYDDEGGPWAGRFIWLLDVIGHSRHHFLNGGLQAWISEGRELSQDTPARHPTQVSLTLHDEPTATRDYLRSRLGDADMAIWDVRGADEYRGEKLSSARGGHIPGAINFEWTAGMDAQRGMRIRKDIADVLQHLGITPDKEIITHCQTHRRSGFTYVVAKSLGYPRVKAYAGSWAEWGNLPDTPIER
- the asd gene encoding archaetidylserine decarboxylase (Phosphatidylserine decarboxylase is synthesized as a single chain precursor. Generation of the pyruvoyl active site from a Ser is coupled to cleavage of a Gly-Ser bond between the larger (beta) and smaller (alpha chains). It is an integral membrane protein.), encoding MKQRLFILSQYLLPHHLLSRLIGCVAECRIGWLKNRLIAWFAKQYQVNMSEAQVEELSAYEHFNAFFTRALKDGARPLDETPGAILSPADGAISQLGAIEHGRIFQAKGHSFSATELLGGDTSRAAPFMGGQFATVYLSPKDYHRVHMPLAGTLKEMVYVPGRLFSVNQTTAENVPELFARNERVVCLFDTERGPMAVVLVGAMIVASVETVWAGLVTPPKRELKSTRYDAESRGPIELAKGAELGRFKLGSTAIVLFGPEQVQWAEELGAGSPVRMGQLLGNARA